One part of the Cytophagia bacterium CHB2 genome encodes these proteins:
- a CDS encoding undecaprenyl-phosphate glucose phosphotransferase, with the protein MHLKNTIGSQYTKLDPAKTSLINSSAFAMSKQRYRILEIAIASCDLLVTAFSFYLAFWLRFETGYLPHANPEIDQYLIILGCILPLWLGLFSFFGLYEFHRHLQQLTDVRQLLFSIASGVVFISAFTFFYREISYSRMTFALFGVLNFGLVFVERLLVRWVLQQAHKHGYHLRRVLVVGAGELGLRVAQQARRHPELGHRIVGFCDDYETNGVYKKDYGLEVLGRTSSLNEIIEKHRIDKVIVALPGRAMRKISRIVEACELEGVETDIVPDFFKFIQPRTKVHDFAGLPLVSVRFTPVDSWKYRVAKRSFDAAFAATALLVFLPLMVVIAIAIKLSSRGPIFFKQERIGVNRRPFNMVKFRSMKSGAEQFDQAAGLGTRNDPRVTRLGKFLREWSLDELPQFWNVLTGDMSIVGPRPERTYHVRQFKTKVPNYMIRHQVKTGMTGWAQVNGWRGDTSIDKRIEHDIFYIENWSFGFDVKIILLTLFGGIITKKARAI; encoded by the coding sequence ATGCATTTGAAAAATACTATAGGTTCACAGTACACCAAGCTTGACCCGGCAAAAACATCTTTGATCAACAGCAGCGCTTTTGCCATGTCCAAACAACGTTATCGCATTCTCGAAATCGCCATCGCAAGCTGCGATTTGCTCGTCACGGCGTTCTCGTTTTACCTCGCCTTTTGGCTGCGTTTTGAAACCGGCTATTTGCCGCATGCCAATCCGGAGATCGATCAATACTTGATCATTCTCGGGTGCATTCTGCCGCTGTGGCTGGGCTTGTTTTCGTTTTTTGGATTGTATGAATTTCACCGGCACCTGCAGCAGCTTACCGACGTGCGCCAGTTGCTGTTCAGCATTGCCAGCGGCGTCGTCTTCATCTCCGCGTTTACATTTTTTTATCGCGAGATTTCCTATTCGCGCATGACGTTCGCGCTGTTCGGTGTGTTGAATTTCGGACTGGTGTTCGTCGAGCGCTTGCTGGTGCGCTGGGTGTTGCAACAGGCGCACAAGCACGGCTACCATTTGCGCCGCGTGCTGGTGGTGGGCGCGGGCGAGCTGGGCTTGCGCGTCGCGCAGCAGGCCAGGCGCCACCCCGAATTGGGCCATCGCATTGTCGGTTTCTGCGATGACTATGAGACCAACGGCGTTTACAAAAAAGACTACGGCCTGGAAGTGCTCGGGCGTACCTCGTCGTTGAACGAGATCATTGAAAAGCATCGCATCGACAAAGTGATTGTGGCGCTGCCGGGCCGCGCTATGCGCAAAATCTCACGCATCGTCGAAGCCTGCGAATTGGAAGGCGTCGAAACCGACATCGTGCCGGATTTTTTCAAGTTCATTCAGCCGCGCACGAAAGTGCATGATTTCGCCGGTTTGCCGCTGGTGAGCGTGCGCTTCACGCCGGTGGATTCCTGGAAGTATCGCGTGGCCAAGCGCTCTTTTGATGCGGCATTTGCCGCAACCGCGCTGTTGGTGTTTTTGCCGTTGATGGTGGTGATTGCGATCGCGATCAAACTCAGCTCGCGCGGCCCCATCTTTTTCAAGCAAGAACGCATCGGCGTCAATCGCCGGCCTTTCAACATGGTGAAATTCCGCTCGATGAAATCCGGGGCGGAGCAATTCGATCAGGCTGCCGGTCTCGGAACCCGCAACGATCCGCGCGTCACCAGGCTGGGCAAGTTTTTGCGCGAATGGAGCCTTGATGAGCTGCCGCAATTTTGGAATGTACTGACCGGGGACATGAGCATCGTCGGCCCGCGCCCGGAGCGGACGTATCACGTGCGCCAATTCAAAACCAAAGTGCCGAACTACATGATTCGCCATCAGGTCAAAACCGGCATGACGGGCTGGGCACAAGTGAACGGCTGGCGCGGCGATACCTCGATCGACAAGCGCATCGAGCATGATATTTTTTACATTGAAAACTGGTCGTTCGGCTTTGATGTGAAAATTATTCTGTTGACGCTGTTTGGGGGTATTATTACGAAGAAGGCGCGGGCGATTTGA